One Algibacter sp. L3A6 genomic region harbors:
- a CDS encoding nucleoid-associated protein, producing MITRKNAEISKFIIHKVGNKFNDTKNAFSDNLVEFDEASYELMLPFLLRPFGSVVQSYRFNHHANITLNEINSYSAQMFNDEEAFVEVSKHIVTHLYEQSSSAQIKTGDVLIVMFEGIEFRDITTNAIGIFKIESKVNFFQTYLENNSYDVLVQNGISSKKVDKGCLILNQSDGEGNIILSVDNNSYDAAYWLNHFLNIKYADDANNHTQQYIELLKDFSTDVLKPNYGAKEQNTFLAKSIDFFKENEIVNIERFKDELFEEDKHKKEFDSYKKEFEGEQSYIIRNQFDVAEAVVTKEKRKIKTDIKLDTNIQIKLDIDAPDASEEYLERGYDEEKKMHYYKVFFNEET from the coding sequence ATGATTACAAGAAAAAATGCCGAAATATCAAAATTCATAATTCATAAAGTTGGTAATAAATTTAACGACACTAAAAATGCATTTTCCGACAACCTCGTTGAATTTGATGAAGCTAGTTACGAGCTGATGCTCCCTTTTCTACTTCGTCCTTTTGGCAGTGTTGTACAAAGTTACCGTTTTAACCACCATGCCAATATTACACTAAACGAAATAAACAGCTACTCGGCTCAAATGTTTAATGATGAAGAAGCTTTTGTTGAAGTTTCTAAACACATTGTTACGCACCTTTACGAGCAATCGAGTTCTGCGCAAATAAAAACAGGTGATGTTTTAATTGTAATGTTTGAAGGTATAGAGTTTAGAGATATTACCACAAATGCTATTGGTATTTTTAAAATTGAAAGCAAAGTAAATTTCTTTCAAACGTATTTAGAAAACAATAGTTATGATGTTTTGGTACAAAACGGAATAAGTTCTAAAAAGGTAGATAAGGGTTGTTTAATTTTAAATCAATCTGATGGTGAAGGCAATATTATTTTAAGTGTAGACAATAATAGCTATGATGCTGCTTATTGGTTAAATCACTTTTTAAATATTAAATATGCCGATGATGCTAACAACCATACGCAACAATATATAGAACTATTAAAAGACTTCTCTACCGATGTTTTAAAACCTAATTATGGTGCTAAAGAACAAAACACTTTTTTAGCTAAATCGATAGATTTTTTTAAAGAAAATGAAATTGTAAACATCGAGCGTTTTAAAGACGAATTGTTCGAAGAGGATAAGCACAAAAAAGAATTCGACTCTTACAAAAAGGAGTTTGAAGGCGAACAAAGCTACATTATTAGAAATCAATTTGATGTTGCAGAAGCTGTTGTTACCAAAGAAAAAAGAAAGATTAAAACTGATATAAAGTTAGACACCAACATCCAAATTAAACTCGATATTGATGCGCCCGATGCCTCGGAAGAATATTTAGAACGTGGTTATGATGAGGAAAAGAAAATGCACTACTACAAAGTATTTTTTAATGAAGAAACTTAA
- a CDS encoding ribonuclease HII, with protein sequence MRSLSIILLLFITLSCTNTKKKRTSLIDFIPEHSTVILKARNIESLQSSINNSELIQQFSKSNIYENLESKFENLEVLKSNSQILICFSKTKENSLNYTLITKYHDSLFVTDSLKNYKEESFPFKNSTIIKSTLNKNVFFSTIIDSVFIASSSQKTIELAFNPLAIDLEQQKIYKSTDKKNLSVIIDSKANFIKSIFIEDSISLKTFTNHLALDIDASQNALYFNGITKATDSTKSLINVFKNTIPQVNTIQHITPSNSDAFMSFTFNDFKVLKHNLALFREKDTIASTTNLLDDVIEIGVIYEDEKRAIVLNSTDIIATKDALLAEQNITETYRDISIYNFSNSTLFSETFSPLISSNQAKLYCVLDQFFVFAADLEMLQNIISNYQNKTTLGSRNYFKNVQEELSDAASILMVTNSNSLETIIKKNLTKTPSLNLESYKTSALQFIYDTNFAHVNAIIKTNKAKAAEQSISEEWNIKLDADLLNTPQFVTNHITKQKDIVVQDIKNNLYLISNSGKIQWKKQLQGPVLGKIEQIDIYKNGRLQFAFATPNRVYILNRKGKNVSSFPLKFSDAITQPLSVFDYDNNKKYRLLVTQDKNVLMYDANGKIVKGFTFKAANNSIIAQPQHFRIGNKDYITITTENKLLILDRVGKTRVTPKTTLSFSSKPIYIYLSKFTTTTNKGDLISIDTKGNVTTQNLNLSTKNNIATTSKTLVYQSENKLTIRNKTINLDYGNYDDAEIFILNNKIYVSITDLQSQKTYLFDSQAKLLPNFPVYANSNIDLANSDKDQNLEFIAKGDANSVLLYQIN encoded by the coding sequence ATGCGTTCTCTTTCAATAATACTTTTACTATTTATCACTTTAAGCTGTACCAATACTAAAAAAAAACGGACTAGCTTAATAGATTTTATACCAGAACATAGTACCGTTATTTTAAAAGCTAGAAACATTGAAAGTCTACAAAGTAGCATAAACAATAGTGAACTCATACAGCAGTTTTCAAAATCTAATATTTATGAGAACTTAGAAAGTAAATTCGAAAATTTAGAAGTTTTAAAATCAAATAGTCAGATATTAATCTGCTTTTCAAAAACCAAAGAAAATAGTTTAAATTACACCTTAATTACAAAGTACCACGATAGCCTATTTGTTACAGATTCTTTAAAAAATTATAAAGAAGAATCTTTCCCTTTTAAAAACAGCACCATTATAAAAAGTACACTCAACAAAAATGTATTTTTCAGTACTATTATTGATAGTGTTTTCATTGCCTCATCATCCCAAAAAACTATAGAACTAGCGTTTAATCCGCTAGCTATTGATCTAGAACAACAAAAAATTTACAAAAGCACAGATAAGAAAAATCTATCTGTAATAATCGACAGTAAAGCCAATTTTATAAAATCGATTTTTATTGAAGATTCTATCTCTTTAAAAACATTTACAAATCACTTAGCATTAGATATAGATGCTAGTCAAAACGCATTATATTTTAATGGTATCACTAAGGCAACAGATTCTACTAAAAGCTTAATAAACGTTTTTAAAAACACCATTCCGCAGGTTAATACCATTCAACATATTACACCTTCAAATAGCGATGCGTTTATGAGTTTTACTTTTAATGATTTTAAAGTTTTAAAACATAATCTAGCTCTTTTTAGAGAAAAAGACACCATAGCTAGCACTACTAATCTTTTAGATGACGTTATCGAAATTGGTGTTATTTATGAAGATGAAAAACGAGCTATCGTTCTAAATTCAACCGATATTATTGCAACTAAAGATGCCTTGCTTGCAGAACAAAATATAACAGAAACCTACAGAGATATTTCTATTTACAACTTTAGTAACTCAACTCTGTTTTCTGAAACATTTTCACCTTTAATTTCTTCAAACCAAGCTAAATTATACTGTGTTTTAGATCAGTTTTTTGTTTTTGCAGCAGATTTAGAAATGCTTCAGAACATTATCTCTAACTATCAAAACAAAACAACGTTAGGCTCTCGAAATTATTTTAAAAATGTTCAGGAAGAATTAAGCGATGCTGCTTCAATTTTGATGGTAACAAATTCAAATAGCTTAGAAACAATTATCAAGAAGAACTTAACAAAAACACCTAGCTTAAACTTAGAATCCTATAAAACATCTGCGCTTCAATTTATATACGATACTAATTTTGCGCATGTAAATGCTATAATAAAAACGAACAAAGCCAAGGCTGCAGAACAATCTATTTCCGAAGAATGGAACATCAAGCTAGATGCCGATTTACTAAATACTCCACAATTTGTAACCAACCATATTACAAAGCAAAAAGATATTGTAGTTCAAGATATTAAGAATAACTTATACTTAATTTCTAACAGTGGAAAAATACAGTGGAAAAAACAATTACAAGGTCCTGTATTGGGTAAAATTGAACAAATTGACATCTATAAAAATGGTAGATTGCAGTTCGCTTTTGCTACACCAAACCGCGTTTATATTTTAAATCGAAAAGGTAAAAATGTCTCTTCCTTTCCTTTAAAATTTAGCGATGCTATTACACAGCCACTTTCTGTTTTCGATTATGATAACAACAAAAAATATCGTCTTTTAGTAACTCAGGATAAAAACGTTTTAATGTACGATGCTAATGGAAAAATTGTAAAAGGTTTTACATTTAAAGCAGCCAACAACTCAATTATTGCGCAACCACAACACTTTAGAATTGGAAATAAAGATTATATTACCATAACAACCGAAAACAAACTTTTAATATTAGATCGCGTTGGAAAAACAAGGGTAACACCAAAAACTACGCTTTCATTTTCTAGCAAACCTATTTACATATACCTCAGTAAATTTACAACTACAACCAATAAAGGCGATTTAATAAGTATTGATACAAAAGGTAATGTTACTACGCAAAACCTTAATTTATCTACTAAAAACAACATCGCTACTACAAGTAAAACATTAGTATATCAATCGGAAAACAAATTAACCATTAGAAATAAAACCATAAACTTAGATTACGGAAATTACGACGATGCCGAAATTTTTATTCTAAACAATAAAATTTACGTTTCTATTACCGACTTACAGTCTCAAAAAACGTATTTGTTTGATAGCCAAGCTAAGTTATTGCCAAATTTCCCAGTGTATGCAAATTCTAACATAGACTTAGCAAACAGCGATAAAGATCAAAATCTAGAGTTTATTGCTAAAGGAGACGCTAATTCGGTTTTACTTTATCAAATTAATTAA
- a CDS encoding ribonuclease HII, producing the protein MLLANHSNIILECGTDEAGRGCLAGPVTAAAVILPKDFKNIILNDSKQLSEKKRDILKPIIEAHALTFGVAHVFQEEIDDINILNASILAMHKSIEQLEPQPEFIIVDGNRFKPFKDIPFETIIKGDGKYLSIAAASILAKTYRDLYMDKIHEEFPMYNWKQNKGYPTKEHRRAIAEFGITKYHRKTFRLLPEVV; encoded by the coding sequence ATGCTTTTAGCAAATCACTCAAACATCATTTTAGAATGTGGCACAGACGAAGCTGGACGAGGCTGCTTGGCAGGACCAGTTACCGCTGCCGCAGTAATTTTACCTAAGGATTTTAAAAACATCATCTTAAACGATTCTAAACAGCTTAGTGAGAAAAAACGTGATATTTTAAAACCGATTATCGAGGCACATGCATTAACCTTTGGAGTTGCTCATGTTTTTCAAGAAGAAATTGACGATATAAATATATTAAACGCATCAATTTTAGCGATGCATAAATCTATTGAACAACTAGAACCACAGCCAGAATTTATTATTGTGGATGGTAACAGATTCAAACCTTTCAAAGACATCCCTTTTGAAACCATTATTAAAGGTGACGGCAAATACTTGAGTATTGCTGCGGCCTCTATTTTAGCTAAAACATATCGAGATTTATATATGGATAAAATCCATGAAGAATTCCCGATGTATAACTGGAAACAAAATAAAGGCTACCCTACTAAAGAGCATCGACGTGCCATTGCAGAATTTGGAATTACTAAATACCATAGAAAAACATTTAGGCTATTACCAGAAGTAGTTTAA
- a CDS encoding SusC/RagA family TonB-linked outer membrane protein → MKLKLTCLLMLFIVFSNQFSYAQQKTISGVIADTNGVPIAGVTVIVEGTSRGVVSDFDGNYAIHAETGEVLKTTFVGLTTQKITVGASDTINIVMTEDVESLDAVVITGYQKIDRKLFTGSAATVKLEDVKLDGIADVSRALQGQVAGVEIQNVSGTFGTAPVIRIRGNASINGTNKPLWVIDGVILEDAIEISNEDISSGNLDTILSSSTAGINPEDVESFQVLKDASATALYGARALNGVIVITTKRGKTGKPSINFTSSLTSRAKPNYDQFNFLSSGDEMSVYQELYEKGWIDIAGANSAANHGVFSDMFKKIVDGEITWGPGGSPNYEYLQRYADANTDWFDVLFKDSFIRTNSFSISSGTDTSRYRASVSSMVDEGQTVADDVKNYTANLNADFDLSDKFTLGFKVTGNVRDQRIAASEDREYNALTGVFERNFDINPFNYALYTSRSITPYDENGDRQFFRRSYAPFNILHEVENNYVDLNLVDLSFNTNLKFKITEDLNFTTVLNGRWYKSDAVQTVHENSNNAEAYRADNPLIRNSNIFLFDDPDAPELEPYSVLPNGGFRKTTSFGLTSYYMRNQFDYSKTFGGLHTVSALLAQEMRSSERITEKNDGWGYMFDKGGLILSDPNFIRFLDSRGEEYFDVVETRQRGWGMFSNVAYSYDSRYVINGTYTYTGDNRTGNSRAARYLPTWNVSGAWNIHNESFMDNVDWVNLLKLKSTYGLSGSNPFNASAGLIVYGEEPLRPQASEREVALLIDQLENGELTFEKLYEWNIGLESSFFNNRVGIELEYYKRKSEDLIGFIETNGVGGQSLKLGNIGDMDRDGYEITLRTTNIVTPNFRWTSNFNFSHSTSEITNWQAQDRIGDAISRNGANIEGYPVNALFSVPFAGLDSNGIPTFYDEDGGIIQDLNLQEREDITKYLKYEGPTEPTFFGGFNNTFNYKNLSLTAGFSYRGGNKIRLDDAYQATYDDYSSLPGDLINRWSLPGDENITNIPAILSEIASQNLDNQGLNPYDLYNKSDLRVADGDFVRLKNVKLTYRLPQSFIQRTWLKSATASFSAYNLWLIYSDDKLNGIDPEFFQSGGVSLPLTKSYTFTLNFNF, encoded by the coding sequence ATGAAATTAAAATTGACATGTTTGTTAATGCTATTTATAGTGTTTTCAAATCAGTTCTCTTATGCTCAACAAAAAACGATTTCAGGTGTTATTGCCGATACAAATGGAGTTCCTATTGCTGGAGTTACGGTTATTGTAGAAGGTACTAGCCGCGGAGTTGTTTCGGATTTTGACGGGAACTATGCCATTCATGCAGAAACGGGCGAAGTGTTAAAAACGACCTTCGTAGGTTTAACTACGCAAAAAATTACAGTGGGTGCTTCCGATACTATCAATATCGTGATGACGGAAGATGTTGAAAGTTTGGATGCCGTAGTAATTACAGGTTATCAAAAAATTGACAGAAAGCTTTTTACGGGTTCTGCGGCAACAGTAAAACTCGAAGATGTAAAACTTGATGGTATTGCTGATGTAAGTAGAGCTCTACAAGGACAGGTTGCAGGGGTTGAAATTCAGAATGTATCAGGAACATTTGGTACAGCTCCAGTTATTAGGATTAGGGGTAATGCTTCTATTAATGGTACAAACAAACCTTTATGGGTTATTGATGGGGTAATTCTTGAAGATGCTATTGAAATTTCTAATGAAGATATATCTTCTGGTAACTTAGATACTATTTTAAGTTCCTCTACAGCAGGTATTAATCCGGAAGATGTCGAGTCTTTCCAGGTTTTAAAAGATGCTTCTGCTACGGCATTGTACGGGGCAAGAGCTTTAAATGGTGTAATTGTAATTACTACTAAAAGAGGTAAAACAGGAAAACCTTCAATAAACTTTACATCAAGTTTAACAAGCCGTGCTAAACCTAACTACGATCAGTTTAACTTTTTAAGTTCTGGTGATGAAATGTCTGTTTATCAAGAATTATACGAAAAAGGTTGGATCGATATTGCTGGTGCTAATAGTGCAGCAAACCACGGTGTGTTTTCAGATATGTTTAAGAAAATTGTGGATGGAGAAATTACTTGGGGACCAGGTGGTTCGCCTAACTACGAATACCTTCAGCGTTATGCAGATGCAAATACCGATTGGTTTGATGTATTGTTTAAAGATTCATTTATTAGAACTAATAGTTTTAGTATTTCTTCGGGAACAGATACCTCAAGATATAGAGCTTCTGTAAGTTCAATGGTAGACGAAGGGCAAACTGTTGCAGATGATGTGAAAAACTACACAGCTAATTTAAATGCAGATTTCGATTTATCGGATAAATTCACTTTAGGATTTAAAGTTACAGGAAATGTTAGAGATCAAAGAATTGCAGCTTCTGAAGACAGAGAGTACAATGCATTAACAGGTGTTTTCGAAAGAAATTTTGATATTAACCCATTTAATTATGCATTATATACAAGTAGAAGTATTACACCTTATGATGAAAATGGAGATCGCCAATTTTTTAGAAGAAGTTATGCGCCATTTAATATTTTACACGAAGTAGAAAATAATTATGTAGACTTAAATCTTGTTGATCTATCATTCAATACGAATTTAAAATTTAAAATTACTGAAGATTTAAATTTTACAACTGTATTAAACGGTCGTTGGTATAAAAGTGATGCGGTACAAACAGTACATGAAAACTCGAATAATGCTGAGGCTTATAGAGCAGATAACCCACTAATAAGAAATAGTAATATCTTTTTGTTTGATGATCCAGATGCACCAGAATTAGAACCTTATTCAGTTTTGCCTAATGGTGGTTTTAGAAAAACAACAAGTTTTGGTTTAACAAGTTATTATATGAGAAATCAGTTTGATTACTCTAAAACGTTTGGAGGTTTACATACAGTAAGTGCTTTACTTGCGCAAGAAATGAGATCTAGCGAAAGAATAACTGAGAAAAATGATGGTTGGGGATATATGTTTGATAAAGGTGGATTAATTTTAAGTGATCCAAACTTTATTAGATTCTTAGATAGCCGTGGTGAAGAATATTTTGATGTTGTAGAAACTAGACAAAGAGGTTGGGGTATGTTCTCTAATGTAGCTTATTCTTACGATTCTAGATATGTAATAAACGGTACTTACACTTATACAGGGGATAATAGAACAGGGAATTCGCGAGCGGCACGTTACTTACCAACATGGAATGTTAGTGGTGCTTGGAATATACATAACGAAAGTTTTATGGATAATGTGGATTGGGTTAATTTATTAAAACTTAAATCAACTTATGGTCTTTCTGGAAGTAATCCTTTTAATGCTAGTGCTGGTTTAATTGTTTACGGAGAAGAGCCTTTGCGTCCGCAAGCATCAGAAAGAGAAGTTGCATTACTAATAGATCAATTAGAAAATGGAGAATTAACTTTCGAAAAATTATATGAATGGAATATCGGTTTAGAATCTTCGTTTTTCAATAATCGCGTTGGTATTGAATTGGAATACTACAAAAGAAAATCTGAAGATTTAATTGGTTTTATTGAAACTAATGGTGTTGGTGGTCAGTCTCTTAAGTTGGGTAATATTGGTGATATGGACCGTGATGGATATGAAATTACATTAAGAACTACAAATATAGTTACACCTAACTTTAGATGGACATCTAATTTTAACTTTAGTCATTCTACAAGTGAAATTACTAATTGGCAAGCTCAAGATCGTATTGGAGATGCAATAAGTCGTAACGGAGCTAATATTGAGGGATATCCGGTAAACGCATTATTTTCTGTTCCTTTTGCAGGGTTAGATTCAAACGGGATACCTACATTTTATGATGAAGACGGAGGGATTATTCAAGATCTTAACCTACAAGAAAGAGAAGATATTACAAAGTATTTAAAATACGAAGGTCCAACGGAACCTACATTTTTTGGAGGATTTAACAATACTTTTAATTACAAAAACTTGTCTTTAACAGCTGGATTCTCTTATAGAGGTGGTAATAAAATTAGACTGGATGATGCTTATCAAGCGACATACGATGATTATAGTTCACTTCCTGGAGATTTAATAAATAGATGGTCTTTACCGGGAGATGAAAATATAACAAACATACCTGCTATTTTATCTGAGATTGCAAGTCAAAACCTAGATAATCAGGGGTTAAATCCATACGATCTTTATAACAAAAGTGATCTTAGGGTGGCCGATGGAGATTTTGTTAGATTAAAAAATGTTAAGTTAACTTACAGATTGCCTCAAAGTTTTATTCAAAGAACATGGTTAAAGTCTGCAACGGCTAGTTTCTCTGCATATAACTTATGGTTAATTTATTCTGATGATAAATTAAACGGTATCGATCCAGAATTTTTCCAATCAGGTGGTGTGTCTTTGCCATTAACAAAAAGTTACACATTCACTCTTAATTTTAATTTTTAG
- a CDS encoding RagB/SusD family nutrient uptake outer membrane protein — MKKNLIIIIAIVSFFGCDEYLDTVPDNRQTVTTLDDVSELLVSAYSEGTYNFVEWKTDNVTAIPDNDQLDWMTENYQYVPAVSSEEQDTPTYFWEKNYQAIAHANQALEALDAIIEGDASYANALRGEALMSRAYHHFMLANVFCQHYNDTNKGELGIPYITAPETELQVSYERGTLEETYNMIESDMLEALPLIADTYYSGTGKYHFTKAAANAFASRFYLFTGEYQKCIDYSNEVLGSGVINTTYVKDMDDVFTGTSSTEIADQFNEINDPSNIFVVRKESFSNRYYRGYRMNTAIFDAVVRSSIQGGGDKRDLLYNYGTQARQQPKYNELFEYTTSTTGFGYIIMTQIRGEEVILNRMESYVRLNRLDDALNDYNVFALRRYDNGGQLTVAEITAGFGGTEQEAMLDFVLLERRKEFLAEGLRWFDVKRLSLEVTHTDVNGDEFVLGEEDLRKAIQIPSKSVANGIEANPR; from the coding sequence ATGAAAAAGAATTTAATTATAATAATAGCTATTGTTTCATTCTTTGGTTGTGACGAATATCTTGACACAGTGCCAGATAATAGACAAACTGTTACAACATTAGATGATGTGTCCGAATTATTGGTTTCTGCCTATTCAGAAGGGACATATAATTTTGTTGAATGGAAAACGGATAATGTAACAGCAATTCCAGATAACGATCAATTAGACTGGATGACAGAAAATTATCAATATGTTCCTGCAGTCTCAAGTGAAGAGCAAGATACTCCAACCTATTTTTGGGAAAAAAATTATCAAGCAATAGCCCATGCAAATCAAGCTTTGGAAGCTTTAGATGCAATTATAGAAGGAGACGCTAGTTATGCCAATGCACTTAGAGGAGAAGCATTAATGTCTAGAGCGTATCACCACTTTATGTTAGCAAACGTTTTTTGCCAGCACTATAATGATACAAATAAAGGTGAGTTAGGCATACCATATATTACTGCGCCAGAAACGGAATTACAAGTAAGTTATGAAAGAGGCACTTTAGAGGAAACTTATAATATGATTGAAAGTGATATGCTAGAAGCCTTACCTTTAATTGCCGATACGTATTATTCAGGTACAGGGAAATATCATTTTACAAAAGCAGCAGCTAATGCTTTTGCATCTCGTTTTTATTTGTTTACTGGTGAATATCAAAAATGTATCGATTATTCTAATGAAGTTTTAGGTAGCGGTGTTATTAATACAACTTATGTAAAAGATATGGACGATGTGTTTACAGGAACATCATCTACAGAAATAGCCGATCAATTTAATGAAATAAATGATCCATCTAATATTTTTGTTGTTCGTAAAGAAAGTTTTTCAAACAGATATTACAGAGGTTATAGAATGAATACTGCAATATTTGATGCTGTTGTACGAAGCAGTATCCAAGGTGGTGGAGATAAACGAGATTTACTTTACAACTACGGTACACAAGCGAGACAGCAACCAAAGTATAATGAGCTTTTTGAATATACCACATCTACAACTGGTTTTGGTTATATAATTATGACGCAAATTAGAGGGGAAGAAGTTATTTTAAACAGAATGGAATCTTATGTTCGATTAAATAGACTGGATGATGCTTTAAACGATTATAATGTTTTTGCTTTAAGAAGGTATGATAATGGTGGGCAACTAACAGTCGCAGAAATCACTGCTGGTTTCGGAGGCACAGAGCAAGAAGCGATGTTAGATTTTGTTCTTCTAGAACGAAGAAAGGAATTTTTAGCCGAAGGTTTAAGATGGTTTGATGTTAAGCGACTAAGTCTAGAAGTTACACATACCGATGTAAACGGTGATGAATTTGTTTTAGGTGAAGAGGATTTGAGAAAAGCAATTCAAATACCTTCTAAATCTGTTGCTAATGGCATTGAAGCTAACCCAAGATAA
- a CDS encoding substrate import-associated zinc metallohydrolase lipoprotein, whose translation MKNILKSIVLMLSIALFYQCVSDDANTNYVAPSDPDVSSENDQFLYDNNGESMFELYGTAVRWRWNDNFIDPSERATPIDADLVIPATKMIDYLWADSYASTGDDATAFIEELFPAEIVYMGSYIYNDDGTIKLGFAEGGARVTILNMNALDFQNRSWMADPSGGVLATLHHEFSHIVHQTYGIPVGFNTISESYLGNGWSNGVTRDDAIKLGMVRNYGTLNEFEDFCEIISHFLVVDEDTFNEDFITQEDCSTYTTSDAIVNCRELNEGRQLIAQKVDLVVDFYESNFNVDLLAVKETVQTRLDKVIEINGIPED comes from the coding sequence ATGAAAAATATATTAAAATCAATAGTACTCATGTTATCGATAGCATTGTTTTATCAATGTGTGTCCGATGACGCTAATACGAACTATGTAGCTCCTAGCGATCCAGATGTTTCGAGTGAGAACGATCAGTTTTTATACGATAATAATGGAGAAAGTATGTTTGAACTTTATGGAACAGCTGTTCGATGGAGATGGAATGATAATTTTATAGATCCATCGGAAAGAGCAACACCAATTGATGCAGATTTAGTAATACCTGCCACTAAAATGATTGATTATTTATGGGCAGATTCTTATGCGTCTACAGGAGATGATGCTACAGCCTTTATTGAAGAATTATTTCCAGCAGAAATAGTATACATGGGATCATATATTTATAATGACGATGGTACCATAAAATTAGGTTTTGCAGAGGGTGGAGCTAGAGTAACTATTTTAAATATGAATGCTCTAGATTTTCAAAATAGAAGCTGGATGGCAGATCCAAGTGGAGGTGTTTTAGCAACTTTACATCACGAGTTTTCTCATATTGTTCATCAAACTTATGGAATACCTGTTGGTTTCAATACTATTTCAGAATCTTACTTAGGTAATGGGTGGAGTAATGGAGTTACTAGAGATGATGCTATTAAATTAGGTATGGTTAGAAATTATGGAACTTTAAATGAGTTTGAAGATTTTTGTGAAATTATTTCTCATTTCTTAGTTGTAGATGAAGATACGTTTAATGAAGATTTTATTACTCAAGAAGACTGTTCTACGTATACAACATCAGATGCTATTGTAAACTGTAGAGAGTTGAATGAAGGTCGTCAACTTATTGCTCAAAAAGTTGATTTAGTAGTCGATTTTTATGAGAGTAACTTTAATGTAGATCTATTAGCTGTTAAGGAAACTGTACAAACAAGGTTAGATAAAGTAATAGAAATTAATGGAATTCCTGAAGATTAA